The sequence TCGCTGTATTGCTTGAGCACCTCTTCCAGCAGCAGCCACACGGCGGCGCCCACCGGCCCGCCCCAGCTGCGACCCAGGCCACCGATGACGACCATCACCACCAGCGTGGCCGACTGCGTCCAGTGCATGGCACCCGGGCTGATGAAGCCGTTGCCGCCGGCCAGCAGCGCACCGGCCAGCCCCGCCACCGCGCCCGCGATGGCGAAGGCCACCAGCTGGATGCGGAACACCGGGTAGCCCAGCGCGCGCATGCGCGTCTCGTTGTCGCGGATGCCCATCAGCGCATGGCCGAAGCGCGAGCGCGTGGCGCGGTGCATCCAGCCCAGCGCCAGCGCCACCAACACCAGCACCACCCAGTAGAAGGTCGACTCGTTGGCGAGGTCGATGCCCCGGCCCAGTTCGGGCCGGGCCGGCAGCGTGTAGCCGTCGTCGCCGCCGTATTTGCGCAGCGATACGGCGATGAAGTACAGCATTTGCGCGAAGGCCAGCGTGGTCATGATGAAGTACACGCCGCGGGTGCGCAGGGCCACGGTGCCGATCAACGCGGCGACGAGGCCGGCCACCAGCGCGGCCATCGGCCACAGCA comes from Variovorax sp. J2L1-78 and encodes:
- a CDS encoding branched-chain amino acid ABC transporter permease is translated as MKKSVVIPTLVLLVALAAFPLVAPLFGMEFYIGFVRRVLIMALAAASLNFILGFGGMVALGHAGFIGVGAYTVVAFADAGVMSAWVLWPMAALVAGLVAALIGTVALRTRGVYFIMTTLAFAQMLYFIAVSLRKYGGDDGYTLPARPELGRGIDLANESTFYWVVLVLVALALGWMHRATRSRFGHALMGIRDNETRMRALGYPVFRIQLVAFAIAGAVAGLAGALLAGGNGFISPGAMHWTQSATLVVMVVIGGLGRSWGGPVGAAVWLLLEEVLKQYSEYWHLPLGLLLIAVALWAPKGLAALSRRKKAVTA